Part of the Sulfobacillus acidophilus DSM 10332 genome, CATATCCGTAATATCCCGGCAAAATCCCGTCCGGGATAACCCCGGTAATCCCGGGTACGCGAATATCCTGAGAACTTATCATTAAATTACAGATTGACGTACCGATGACCATGACCATGGGACCCGGCTCGGTGACGCCCGCGCCCACCATGGATACATGCGCATCCACATTGCCCACCGCTACCGTAACCGTGGTCGGAAGCCCTAACCGCCGGGCCATCGTCGGACTTAGCGTACCGGCGGGAGTTCCGACCGGATAAAACGTGTGACCCAATTTTTCCCCCGGGTGCGTGAAATTGGGGTGGACGCGGGTGAAATACGCCAACGACGGAATGCCTTTTTGGGGATCCCAGAGCGCCTTATAGCCTGCAGTACACGAATTTCGCATCAATTGGCCGGTGAGTTGCCAGACAATCCAATCGGTCGCTTCGACAAACCAGCGCATCGTGCGATAGGTCTCGGGATCGTCATGAAAGATTTCCAAGAGTTTGGGATAGTACCACTCGGAGGAAATACGCCCGCCATAGCGGGATAAAAAGGATTCACCCGTGTCGGCCGCCACCTCGGTTAACCGAGTGGCCCACGGTTGCGCCGCGTGATGCTTCCACAATTTGGGCCACGCATGGGGCCGTTTACGAAATTCCGGCAATCGGCAAAGCGGCGTGCCGTCCTCCAAAACCGGCAACACGGTACAGGACGTGGCATCCACCCCGATGCCGACGACCTGGTCCGCCGTCACCCGGCCCCGGCGCAACAATTCGGGAACGGCTTCTTCCAATACGTAAAGATAGTCGTCGGGATCCTGCAGCGCCCAATCGGGCGGCAGGATATGACCGCCCTCCGGCAACCGTTCATCCAACACCCCGTGAGGATATGGCACCTCGACGGCCGCCACCTCCTGCCCGCTATCCAGATCTAATAAGAGGGCCCGCCCGGATAATGTGCCGAAATCGACACCGATGGCATATGCCATGATGGCTCACCTGTTTCCTCTGTCGTTAAATGTCCGTACATAAAAATCTTCTCACAGGGGGCGAGACGGTACGGAATCTGCCGCACCCGCCCCGTCCCGCCCCCCTTAACTGGGGTTCACTCGCCGCCGTCTTCGTCCCTAACCGTCCTTCAGTTCGGAGTCGGAGGCGGCCGCCGGATTGACTTCAGGGGGTGCCACGTGCGTCCCGCTAACCGCTCCTTTGAAATCACGAATGGTCTGTCCCAACCCCTTACCTAGTTCCGGCAAACGTTTCGGTCCAAACACGAACACGGCGATAATCAACAACACGATAAGGTGGGAGGGTGACAATAAATCTCCGAACATGCTTTAGCCTACCTTTCTTAATAGCCGGTTCCGGTGGCCGAATCGCGATAATCGGCCATCACCAACCGCGTCAGCTCATCCACCGACGTTTCGTCCACGCGCCGATCGAAGGAAATTTCTCCCCTGCTCAGCCAATTGATCCGGTCGCATACTTCGAACACTTGGGCATAGTTGTGGGCGATTAACAAAATCGCGGTGTTAAAGCGCGTTTTTAAGTCCACCACCAAATCCAGAATCATGCGGCCTTCACGCGCCCCCATGGCCGCCAGGGGTTCATCCAGAATCAGTACTTTCGGATGCATGAATAGGCTTCTGGCCACGGCAATGGCTTGTCGTTGGCCACCCGACAAATATCCGACATCGGTTGTGACCGATGGTAATTCTAGTTTTAACGATTTCAGATATTCCCGCGTTTCGTGCTGCATCCGGCGATCATCCAGCAAGGGGAAAAATCCGAGGAGCTTTCGCACATGTTCCCGACGTAAAAACATATTGCGGTAGACCGGCAAATCGTTGACCAGGCCGAGATCCTGATACACGGTCTCAATGCCGTGGGCACGGGCATCATCGGGTGATCGGAAATGGACGGGCTCGCCGTTGAGGAAAATCTCCCCTCCGTCAGGGGCGTGAAAGCCGGTCAAGATTTTGATGAGCGTCGATTTGCCGGCGCCGTTGTTGCCGACCAACCCTAACACTTCGCCGGGATAGAGTCGCAAACTCACGTTCCGTAAGGCTTCCACCGGCCCGAAGCTTTTCCGGATACCGCGGGCTTCCATAATGGGCGTCACCGAA contains:
- a CDS encoding monosaccharide ABC transporter ATP-binding protein, CUT2 family (PFAM: ABC transporter~COGs: COG1129 ABC-type sugar transport system ATPase component~InterPro IPR003593:IPR003439~KEGG: rxy:Rxyl_0548 ABC transporter-like protein~PFAM: ABC transporter-like~PRIAM: Monosaccharide-transporting ATPase~SMART: ATPase, AAA+ type, core~SPTR: ABC transporter related) translates to MSQTASVTPIMEARGIRKSFGPVEALRNVSLRLYPGEVLGLVGNNGAGKSTLIKILTGFHAPDGGEIFLNGEPVHFRSPDDARAHGIETVYQDLGLVNDLPVYRNMFLRREHVRKLLGFFPLLDDRRMQHETREYLKSLKLELPSVTTDVGYLSGGQRQAIAVARSLFMHPKVLILDEPLAAMGAREGRMILDLVVDLKTRFNTAILLIAHNYAQVFEVCDRINWLSRGEISFDRRVDETSVDELTRLVMADYRDSATGTGY
- a CDS encoding Ribulokinase (PFAM: FGGY family of carbohydrate kinases, N-terminal domain; FGGY family of carbohydrate kinases, C-terminal domain~TIGRFAM: L-ribulokinase~COGs: COG1069 Ribulose kinase~HAMAP: L-ribulokinase~InterPro IPR005929:IPR018484:IPR018485~KEGG: cow:Calow_1911 L-ribulokinase~PFAM: Carbohydrate kinase, FGGY, C-terminal; Carbohydrate kinase, FGGY, N-terminal~PRIAM: Ribulokinase~SPTR: Ribulokinase;~TIGRFAM: L-ribulokinase), whose product is MAYAIGVDFGTLSGRALLLDLDSGQEVAAVEVPYPHGVLDERLPEGGHILPPDWALQDPDDYLYVLEEAVPELLRRGRVTADQVVGIGVDATSCTVLPVLEDGTPLCRLPEFRKRPHAWPKLWKHHAAQPWATRLTEVAADTGESFLSRYGGRISSEWYYPKLLEIFHDDPETYRTMRWFVEATDWIVWQLTGQLMRNSCTAGYKALWDPQKGIPSLAYFTRVHPNFTHPGEKLGHTFYPVGTPAGTLSPTMARRLGLPTTVTVAVGNVDAHVSMVGAGVTEPGPMVMVIGTSICNLMISSQDIRVPGITGVIPDGILPGYYGYESGQAAVGDMYAWFVQQAVPPSYVDQAAQAGLNIYAYLERLAEPLRPGETGLIALDWWNGNRSILGDAELSGLLVGQTLSTKPEHIYRALLESTAFGTRRTIDNFVEHGVPVTEIVAVGGISHKSPLLMQIYADVTGLPVKVLDSSEIPARGSAVFAAVAAAGGDAGLVARLGRQLAPPVRHTYRPRVSRHEAYNLLYRHYRTLYEFFGQTRQDIMHDLKAWRNREQPANEEA
- a CDS encoding Sec-independent protein translocase protein tatA/E-like protein (PFAM: mttA/Hcf106 family~TIGRFAM: twin arginine-targeting protein translocase, TatA/E family~COGs: COG1826 Sec-independent protein secretion pathway components~HAMAP: Twin-arginine translocation protein TatA/E~InterPro IPR006312:IPR003369~KEGG: aca:ACP_2093 twin-arginine translocation protein, TatA/E family~PFAM: Bacterial sec-independent translocation protein mttA/Hcf106~SPTR: Sec-independent protein translocase protein tatA/E homolog;~TIGRFAM: Twin-arginine translocation protein TatA/E); amino-acid sequence: MFGDLLSPSHLIVLLIIAVFVFGPKRLPELGKGLGQTIRDFKGAVSGTHVAPPEVNPAAASDSELKDG